A single genomic interval of Ramlibacter sp. harbors:
- a CDS encoding cyclic nucleotide-binding domain-containing protein: MNIQQLVDAIATLDANDALTCKLTLEEWKKLAPYLSIRFLKPGDALMHEGDTDRELFILADGELLVTLGGSVLARLTPGNVVGEGSFFSGQPRSATVSASQPGVAWALSWDRFESLSHKQPKLAVDLVKGLAAVLAIRMREAILVGHFA, encoded by the coding sequence ATGAACATCCAGCAACTGGTCGACGCCATCGCCACGCTTGACGCCAACGATGCCCTGACCTGCAAGCTGACGCTTGAAGAGTGGAAAAAACTCGCACCCTACCTGTCGATCCGGTTCCTGAAACCGGGCGATGCCCTGATGCACGAAGGCGATACCGACCGCGAGCTGTTCATCCTGGCCGATGGCGAATTGCTGGTGACGCTGGGGGGCAGCGTGCTGGCCAGGCTCACCCCCGGCAACGTGGTGGGCGAAGGCTCCTTCTTTTCGGGCCAGCCGCGCAGCGCCACGGTGTCGGCCTCGCAGCCTGGCGTGGCCTGGGCGCTGAGCTGGGACCGGTTCGAGTCCCTGTCGCACAAGCAGCCCAAGCTCGCGGTGGACCTGGTCAAGGGGCTTGCGGCGGTGCTGGCCATCCGCATGCGCGAGGCCATCCTGGTCGGTCATTTCGCCTGA
- a CDS encoding cyclic nucleotide-binding domain-containing protein, translating to MNAPLRTPLKFDVQGLIQAIGQNQTNDNFPVSLAPTQWDMLASYMQPFALAQGQVLIEQGAMDRTIYLLESGSLSVHYEDDKGRVRLAIVAPGSVVGEGAFFTHHARNATVQAAGPCKIWSLTPIRFAELTNRQPNIALELAMALGSLLGRRLVNKPKRIAVT from the coding sequence ATGAATGCCCCACTGCGCACCCCTCTCAAGTTCGATGTGCAAGGTCTGATCCAGGCCATCGGGCAAAACCAGACCAACGACAACTTCCCGGTCTCGCTTGCCCCCACCCAGTGGGACATGCTGGCCAGCTACATGCAGCCTTTTGCGCTGGCCCAGGGGCAGGTCCTGATCGAGCAGGGGGCGATGGACCGCACCATCTACCTGCTTGAATCCGGCTCGCTGAGCGTGCACTATGAAGACGACAAGGGCCGGGTGCGGCTGGCCATCGTGGCCCCGGGCTCGGTGGTCGGCGAAGGGGCCTTCTTCACCCACCATGCGCGCAATGCCACCGTCCAGGCGGCCGGCCCCTGCAAGATCTGGAGCCTGACGCCCATCCGTTTCGCGGAACTCACCAACCGCCAGCCCAATATCGCGCTGGAGCTGGCCATGGCGCTGGGGTCGCTGCTGGGCCGCCGGCTGGTCAACAAGCCCAAGCGCATCGCGGTCACCTGA
- a CDS encoding adenine phosphoribosyltransferase: MQDTGDAFDFGPYLRRHIRTVPDWPAPGVQFRDITPLLQDPKVFRVLIDAFVHRYMDRRPDVVAGLDARGFILGAVVAYELNVGFVPIRKKGKLPFTTVAETYELEYGSATVELHTDAVKAGDRVLLMDDLIATGGTMMAGKKLLEKLGATVMEGAAIVDLPELEGSQRLRAAGLPLYTLVDFAGH; the protein is encoded by the coding sequence ATGCAAGACACCGGTGACGCCTTCGACTTCGGCCCGTACCTGCGGCGGCACATCCGCACCGTGCCCGACTGGCCCGCGCCTGGCGTGCAGTTTCGCGACATCACGCCGCTGCTGCAGGACCCCAAGGTGTTCCGCGTGCTGATCGACGCCTTTGTCCACCGCTACATGGACCGGCGGCCCGATGTGGTGGCCGGGCTGGACGCGCGCGGCTTCATCCTGGGCGCGGTGGTGGCTTATGAACTCAATGTGGGCTTTGTGCCGATCCGCAAGAAGGGCAAGCTGCCCTTCACCACGGTGGCCGAAACCTACGAGCTGGAGTACGGCAGCGCCACGGTGGAGCTGCACACCGATGCGGTGAAGGCCGGCGACCGGGTGCTGCTCATGGACGACCTGATTGCCACCGGCGGCACGATGATGGCCGGCAAGAAGCTGCTGGAAAAGCTGGGCGCCACGGTGATGGAAGGCGCCGCCATTGTGGACCTGCCCGAGCTCGAAGGCTCACAGCGCCTGCGGGCCGCGGGCCTGCCGCTGTACACGCTGGTGGACTTTGCCGGGCACTGA
- a CDS encoding monovalent cation:proton antiporter-2 (CPA2) family protein — protein sequence MTSLELTLLYLLAAVLGVVTCRKLLLPPMLGYLVVGVVIGPNALALAQNSESIKHLGEFGVVFLMFVIGLEFNLSKLRAMRGHVFGLGLFQVMLTIVLATFGSLLLAALVPDLWRMSWQTALALSGALAMSSTAIVVKLMAERLELESEHGKRVMGVLLFQDLAVVPLLVLIPALGTSPEHLLSALALAAIKATVLIAVLLVGGQRVMRWWLTLVARRKSEELFVLNLLLITLGLAWLTELAGLSLALGAFIAGMLISETEYKHQVETDIRPFHDVLLGLFFITIGMILDWRLVLQRWPLVLLLVTLPVLFKMVMVSVLARGFGATMGTSLRTGLYLAQAGEFGFVLLTLSQEHDLVPPALLNPILASMVLSMIATPFIIMYSNRIVMKLVSSEWLQQSLQMTTIARKSINANKHVIICGYGRSGQNMARMLEREGIPYMALDLDPDRVRQAAAAGDSVVFGDAARLQALMAAGLARASAVVVTYIDTAGALRVLANTRAHAPQVPVIVRTQDDHDLEKLQAAGATEVVPEAIEGSLMLASHALALVGVPMRRVIRIVQDQRDARYNLLRGYFHGADDDTVNERDQERLGTFTLPLGARSIGKPLSNLALHALGVRTVSLRRGNGKTTPIDADPVLAEGDTLVLSGKPEALAVADQKLLRG from the coding sequence ATGACCTCCCTTGAGCTGACGCTGTTGTACCTGCTGGCCGCCGTGCTGGGCGTGGTCACCTGCCGCAAGCTGTTGCTGCCGCCCATGCTGGGCTACCTGGTGGTGGGGGTGGTGATTGGCCCCAACGCGCTGGCGCTGGCGCAGAACTCCGAGAGCATCAAGCACCTGGGCGAGTTTGGCGTGGTGTTCCTGATGTTCGTGATCGGGCTGGAGTTCAACCTGTCGAAGCTGCGCGCCATGCGCGGCCATGTGTTCGGCCTGGGCCTGTTCCAGGTGATGCTGACCATTGTGCTGGCCACCTTTGGCTCGCTGCTGCTGGCCGCGCTGGTGCCCGACCTGTGGCGCATGAGCTGGCAGACCGCGCTGGCGCTGTCGGGCGCGCTGGCCATGAGCAGCACCGCGATCGTGGTGAAGCTGATGGCCGAGCGGCTGGAGCTGGAGTCCGAGCATGGCAAGCGGGTGATGGGTGTGCTGCTGTTCCAGGATCTGGCGGTGGTGCCCCTGCTGGTGCTGATCCCGGCGCTGGGCACGTCGCCCGAGCATCTGCTGTCGGCGCTGGCACTGGCCGCGATCAAGGCCACGGTGCTGATTGCGGTGCTGCTGGTGGGCGGCCAGCGCGTGATGCGCTGGTGGCTGACGCTGGTGGCGCGGCGCAAGAGCGAGGAGCTGTTCGTGCTGAACCTGCTGCTGATCACGCTGGGCCTGGCCTGGCTGACCGAGCTGGCGGGGCTGAGCCTGGCGCTGGGCGCCTTCATCGCGGGCATGCTGATTTCCGAGACTGAATACAAGCACCAGGTGGAAACCGACATCCGGCCCTTCCACGACGTGCTGCTGGGCCTGTTCTTCATCACCATCGGCATGATCCTGGACTGGCGGCTGGTGCTGCAGCGCTGGCCGCTGGTGCTGCTGCTGGTGACCCTGCCGGTGCTGTTCAAGATGGTGATGGTCAGCGTGCTGGCCCGCGGCTTTGGCGCGACCATGGGCACCTCGCTTCGCACCGGGCTGTACCTGGCGCAGGCCGGGGAGTTCGGCTTCGTGCTGCTCACGCTGAGCCAGGAGCACGACCTGGTGCCCCCGGCGCTGCTGAACCCGATCCTGGCGAGCATGGTGCTGTCGATGATCGCCACGCCGTTCATCATCATGTACAGCAACCGCATCGTGATGAAGCTGGTGTCCAGCGAATGGCTGCAGCAGTCGCTGCAGATGACCACCATCGCGCGCAAGTCGATCAACGCCAACAAGCACGTCATCATCTGCGGCTATGGCCGCAGCGGCCAGAACATGGCGCGCATGCTCGAGCGCGAGGGCATTCCCTACATGGCGCTGGACCTGGACCCCGACCGGGTCCGCCAGGCCGCCGCCGCGGGCGACTCCGTGGTCTTTGGCGACGCCGCGCGCCTGCAGGCCCTGATGGCCGCGGGCCTGGCGCGGGCCAGCGCCGTGGTGGTCACCTACATCGACACCGCGGGCGCGCTGCGGGTGCTGGCCAACACGCGCGCGCACGCGCCCCAGGTGCCGGTGATCGTGCGGACCCAGGACGACCATGACCTGGAGAAGCTGCAGGCCGCCGGCGCGACCGAGGTGGTGCCCGAGGCGATCGAGGGCTCGCTGATGCTGGCCAGCCACGCGCTGGCGCTGGTGGGCGTGCCCATGCGCCGCGTGATCCGCATCGTGCAGGACCAGCGCGATGCGCGCTACAACCTGCTGCGCGGCTATTTCCATGGCGCCGATGACGACACCGTGAACGAGCGCGACCAGGAGCGGCTGGGCACCTTCACTCTGCCGCTGGGCGCCCGCTCGATCGGCAAGCCCCTGAGCAACCTGGCGCTGCACGCGCTGGGCGTGCGCACCGTCAGCCTGCGCCGCGGCAACGGCAAGACCACCCCGATCGATGCCGACCCGGTGCTGGCCGAGGGCGACACCCTGGTGCTGTCCGGCAAGCCCGAGGCACTGGCCGTGGCCGACCAGAAGCTGCTGCGCGGCTGA